One Kitasatospora sp. NBC_01266 genomic window carries:
- a CDS encoding helical backbone metal receptor, whose product MTPRTVADDQGRPVRVGSVTRVVSLVPSLTEAVAVSAPGLLVGATDWRSHPAELAVTRVKGTKNPDLAAIRALAPDLVIANEEENRLPDLDALRAAGIAVYVTEIRTLDAAFDSLERLLTEACGLSRPAWLPRARAAWQQLPTPTRPRSAVVPIWRRPWMVLGRDTFAGDLLRRLGVRQLHADHADRYPAIPLPELLASEPELVVLPDEPYRFGPTDGPEAFPGIPVALLSGRHLTWYGPSLVEAPELLAAQLRTALPGS is encoded by the coding sequence ATGACGCCCCGCACCGTCGCCGACGACCAGGGCCGGCCCGTGCGCGTCGGCTCCGTCACCCGGGTGGTCTCGCTGGTCCCGTCCCTCACCGAGGCGGTCGCGGTGAGCGCACCGGGCCTGCTGGTGGGCGCGACCGACTGGCGCAGCCACCCGGCCGAGTTGGCGGTGACCCGGGTCAAGGGCACCAAGAACCCGGACCTCGCCGCGATCCGCGCCCTCGCGCCCGACCTGGTGATCGCCAACGAGGAGGAGAACCGGCTGCCCGACCTGGACGCCCTGCGCGCGGCCGGAATCGCGGTGTACGTGACGGAGATCCGCACCCTGGACGCCGCATTCGACTCGCTCGAACGCCTGTTGACCGAGGCCTGCGGGCTCTCCCGGCCCGCGTGGCTGCCCCGGGCCCGGGCCGCCTGGCAGCAGCTGCCGACGCCGACTCGGCCGCGCAGTGCGGTCGTTCCGATCTGGCGGCGCCCGTGGATGGTGCTCGGCCGGGACACCTTCGCCGGTGACCTGCTGCGCCGCCTGGGCGTCCGCCAGCTCCACGCGGACCACGCCGACCGTTACCCGGCCATTCCGCTGCCCGAACTGCTCGCCAGTGAGCCGGAGTTGGTTGTGCTGCCGGACGAGCCGTACCGGTTCGGCCCGACGGACGGACCCGAGGCCTTTCCCGGGATCCCGGTGGCACTGCTGAGCGGTCGCCATCTCACCTGGTACGGGCCGTCCTTGGTCGAGGCGCCGGAGTTGCTCGCCGCCCAACTGCGGACCGCCCTGCCGGGCAGCTGA